From Streptomyces sp. Edi4, one genomic window encodes:
- a CDS encoding MFS transporter, translating to MTTAEPTPTRADGSTSANPAAGAGAGADTPRRDASAPRATPKTPAASQPPAAPSVPGSEATPEPSTGPSAASGLGARIRGLWPGPSSWSRRHPVAFMTIAGAVTHILWFFLFANSGGDLAAQDAWTEFVGRNPESAYNLAWYGGMHPVSYSVVSPYLMALLGVRTTMMIAGTVSAGLTALILVRVKSVRNPLACSFAALFAFLCNAMSGRVTFGLGTMFALGAVAAVFCWPHNKRENRWPKAAVAAPCAALATASSPVAGLFLGLVAAALFLNKRRPGAYAIGLPPVAVVALSAWLFPFSGTQPMSLATTSGPFLFAVLILFLVPKDWRTVRTAAVVYGVAVLLCFAIQSQIGSNITRLAMLFAGVVLLAALPYAVPKTFKWYAIVLAFVGLNGWIGFKSVDDIVHTAPAATWARDLAPLVDQLQGLDASTGRVEVVPASSHREASAFTPYVNLARGWNRQADMERNPLFYDDTLNADNYHAWLNRWAVRYVVLPLGPADRNGAVQEGKLIEQGLPYLKQVWSNEHWRLFAVENPTPLADPPATVKHAGEGELTVDVRTAGTVLIRIPYSPWLKLVDDQGKGLEAPQETPASKLRGHGPRTYTNVNGCLRKSPLNASGDEWTELVAPKPGTYRVAAPYSIPRGTGCPQGTLVNP from the coding sequence GTGACCACCGCTGAGCCGACGCCGACCCGCGCCGACGGCAGCACGAGCGCAAACCCGGCCGCGGGTGCGGGCGCGGGCGCCGACACGCCCCGCAGGGACGCGAGCGCGCCCCGGGCCACGCCCAAGACCCCGGCGGCCTCCCAGCCCCCGGCGGCGCCGTCCGTACCCGGGTCCGAGGCCACCCCCGAACCGTCCACTGGACCTTCGGCCGCCTCCGGGCTTGGGGCGCGAATACGGGGGTTGTGGCCGGGGCCGAGCTCCTGGTCGAGGCGTCATCCCGTCGCGTTCATGACGATCGCCGGGGCCGTCACCCACATCCTGTGGTTCTTCCTCTTCGCCAACAGCGGCGGCGACCTCGCGGCCCAGGACGCGTGGACCGAGTTCGTGGGCCGCAACCCGGAGTCCGCGTACAACCTGGCCTGGTACGGCGGGATGCACCCGGTCTCCTACAGCGTGGTCTCGCCGTATCTGATGGCGCTGCTCGGCGTCCGTACGACGATGATGATCGCCGGCACGGTCTCGGCGGGCCTCACCGCGCTGATCCTGGTGCGCGTGAAGTCGGTCCGCAACCCGCTGGCCTGCTCGTTCGCCGCCCTCTTCGCGTTCCTGTGCAACGCGATGTCGGGCCGGGTCACCTTCGGGCTCGGGACGATGTTCGCGCTGGGCGCGGTGGCCGCGGTGTTCTGCTGGCCGCACAACAAGCGCGAGAACCGCTGGCCCAAGGCGGCCGTGGCCGCGCCCTGCGCCGCGCTGGCGACCGCGAGCAGCCCGGTGGCCGGCCTGTTCCTCGGGCTCGTCGCGGCCGCGCTGTTCCTGAACAAGCGCCGCCCGGGCGCGTACGCGATCGGCCTGCCGCCGGTCGCGGTGGTCGCCCTCTCGGCGTGGCTGTTCCCGTTCTCCGGCACGCAGCCGATGTCGCTCGCCACCACGTCGGGACCGTTCCTGTTCGCGGTCCTCATCCTCTTCCTGGTGCCCAAGGACTGGCGGACGGTCCGCACGGCGGCGGTGGTGTACGGCGTCGCCGTGCTGCTGTGCTTCGCGATCCAGTCGCAGATCGGCTCGAACATCACGCGGCTCGCGATGCTGTTCGCCGGCGTGGTGCTGCTCGCGGCGCTCCCGTACGCCGTCCCGAAGACCTTCAAGTGGTACGCCATCGTGCTGGCCTTCGTCGGCCTCAACGGGTGGATCGGCTTCAAGTCGGTGGACGACATCGTGCACACCGCACCCGCCGCGACCTGGGCCCGCGACTTGGCGCCGCTGGTCGACCAGTTGCAGGGGCTGGACGCCTCGACCGGGCGGGTCGAGGTGGTCCCGGCGTCCAGCCACCGCGAGGCGTCGGCGTTCACCCCGTACGTGAACCTGGCCCGTGGCTGGAACCGGCAGGCGGACATGGAGCGCAACCCGCTCTTCTACGACGACACCCTGAACGCGGACAACTACCACGCCTGGCTGAACCGCTGGGCGGTGCGGTACGTGGTGCTGCCGCTGGGCCCGGCGGACCGCAACGGCGCCGTGCAGGAGGGCAAGCTGATCGAGCAGGGCCTGCCGTATCTGAAGCAGGTCTGGTCGAACGAGCACTGGCGGCTGTTCGCGGTCGAGAACCCGACCCCGCTCGCGGACCCGCCGGCCACGGTCAAACACGCGGGCGAGGGCGAGCTCACGGTGGACGTCCGCACGGCGGGCACGGTCCTGATCCGGATCCCGTACTCGCCCTGGCTGAAACTGGTCGACGACCAGGGCAAGGGCCTGGAGGCGCCGCAGGAGACCCCGGCGTCGAAGCTGCGGGGCCACGGCCCCAGGACGTACACCAACGTCAACGGCTGCCTGCGCAAGTCCCCGCTGAACGCCTCGGGCGACGAGTGGACGGAGCTGGTGGCCCCGAAGCCCGGCACGTACCGCGTGGCGGCCCCGTACAGCATCCCCCGAGGCACGGGCTGCCCCCAGGGCACCCTGGTCAACCCGTAG
- a CDS encoding serine hydrolase encodes MAGESPDKSEQKQSSGETATSERDPRLALSHSPSPSGAPSGSPSGEEKDGAKAVNGSGSGSGESSGSGFGEGSEAGTGSTGSTGAPVDQATAVFRTPRQEDGDTRLRAAVAAWVDQEGEDAESSTGAGAGEDAGEGASGRGGAKPAAPDGDEAKAGAIGAAGSGAAATNVIPAVEPDASKDAEKAAAGSEAATPDVATAKKSTDAAERGAKGDADASAATDAEADDDADSGARAASWGAAKSTPAAEPDEADADAAPSGTKAAPSGTKAAPAESGDGKSDDDKASGTKSSDAKSGPAKSGEGSGDAESDADKAPGVKARRAQSGDAESGEAKSGDDKSGDDKAPGTKAGPAESGEAKSGDAKATPDAERGIDQPTTTFKPVVAAPAVDQPTAMLKLPAPKREPDVERAGERAGERAERSSQFVPLRSDDAAAGAAAGKPEAPAKRPEAPKVTPPPPAPGAPIGTATGAAVPERAERTRQQPLPPKPPLDLLAELTNTPPPAQTAVRSTVRRFKIWTPLVLLLLVVFAVVQIMRPLPAPKLDLTSSATYTFEGSGLDLPWPSDGQSAITVDGVGSLGTHGEQKPAPLASVAKTMTAYVILKGHPISGKQEGEKITVDQQAEDDAKKPDESTAPIRKDQQFTEKQMLELLMIPSGNNAARLLARWDAGNEEAFIAKMNATAKELGMTNSTYTDPSGLKETTVSTPTDQLKLAQAVMQNDVFREIVNTPQIKIPGVPTMIYNNNKILLKPGVSGIKTGSSTPAGGNLLWAADTVIDGKNQRIYGIVMGQRTGTTLDAKLTSAINNSYKLIQAVQKDVTSATVVKKGDVVGYVDDGLGGRTPLVAAKDLKAVGWPGLKVDVKLGAAGKPVPHSAKAGDVVGELSIGSGNGRLTAPVQLKSALAEPGVGAKLTRLG; translated from the coding sequence CGGTTTCGGTGAGGGTTCCGAAGCGGGTACGGGGTCCACGGGGTCCACGGGCGCTCCGGTCGACCAGGCGACGGCGGTCTTCCGGACCCCGCGCCAGGAGGATGGCGACACGCGGCTGCGCGCGGCGGTGGCGGCGTGGGTGGACCAGGAGGGCGAGGACGCGGAGTCGAGCACGGGCGCGGGCGCGGGCGAGGACGCCGGTGAGGGTGCGTCCGGGCGGGGCGGCGCCAAGCCGGCGGCTCCGGACGGCGACGAGGCCAAAGCGGGCGCGATAGGGGCCGCCGGGTCAGGGGCGGCCGCCACGAATGTCATCCCGGCCGTCGAGCCGGATGCGTCCAAGGACGCCGAGAAGGCCGCGGCCGGGTCCGAGGCTGCCACCCCTGACGTCGCGACTGCGAAGAAGTCCACGGACGCCGCCGAGCGGGGTGCGAAGGGCGACGCGGACGCGTCCGCCGCCACGGACGCCGAGGCCGACGACGACGCCGACTCCGGCGCACGCGCCGCGTCCTGGGGCGCCGCCAAGAGCACCCCGGCGGCCGAGCCGGACGAAGCCGACGCGGACGCGGCCCCCTCCGGCACCAAGGCGGCCCCCTCCGGCACCAAGGCGGCCCCCGCCGAGTCCGGCGACGGTAAGTCCGATGACGACAAGGCCTCCGGCACCAAGTCCAGCGACGCCAAGTCCGGCCCCGCCAAGTCCGGCGAGGGCAGCGGCGACGCCGAGTCCGATGCCGACAAGGCCCCCGGCGTCAAGGCACGCCGCGCCCAGTCTGGCGACGCCGAGTCCGGCGAGGCCAAGTCCGGCGACGACAAGTCCGGCGACGACAAGGCCCCCGGCACCAAGGCAGGCCCCGCCGAGTCCGGCGAGGCCAAGTCCGGCGACGCCAAGGCCACCCCGGACGCCGAGCGCGGAATCGATCAGCCCACCACCACGTTCAAGCCCGTCGTCGCCGCCCCGGCCGTCGACCAGCCCACCGCGATGCTCAAGCTCCCCGCGCCCAAGCGGGAGCCCGACGTCGAGCGGGCAGGCGAGCGGGCCGGTGAGCGGGCCGAGCGGTCCAGCCAGTTCGTGCCGCTGCGCTCGGACGACGCGGCCGCCGGCGCCGCCGCCGGCAAGCCCGAGGCCCCCGCCAAGCGGCCCGAGGCCCCCAAGGTGACCCCGCCGCCCCCGGCCCCCGGCGCCCCAATCGGCACCGCGACCGGCGCGGCCGTCCCCGAGCGTGCCGAGCGCACCAGACAGCAGCCGCTGCCGCCGAAGCCCCCGCTCGACCTCCTGGCCGAGCTGACGAACACCCCGCCCCCGGCGCAGACCGCGGTCCGCTCCACGGTGCGCCGGTTCAAGATCTGGACCCCGCTGGTCCTGCTGCTCCTGGTCGTCTTCGCGGTCGTACAGATCATGCGGCCGCTCCCCGCGCCGAAGCTGGACCTCACCTCGTCCGCCACGTACACCTTCGAGGGCAGCGGCCTCGACCTGCCCTGGCCCTCCGACGGCCAGTCGGCCATCACGGTGGACGGCGTGGGCAGCCTCGGCACGCACGGGGAGCAGAAGCCCGCGCCGCTGGCGAGCGTGGCCAAGACGATGACGGCGTACGTGATCCTCAAGGGCCACCCGATCTCCGGGAAGCAGGAGGGCGAGAAGATCACGGTTGACCAGCAGGCCGAGGACGACGCGAAGAAGCCCGACGAGTCGACGGCGCCGATCCGCAAGGACCAGCAGTTCACCGAGAAGCAGATGCTCGAACTGCTGATGATCCCGTCCGGCAACAACGCCGCGCGCCTGCTGGCCCGTTGGGACGCCGGGAACGAGGAGGCCTTCATCGCGAAGATGAACGCCACCGCCAAGGAACTCGGCATGACCAACTCCACGTACACCGACCCCAGCGGTCTGAAGGAGACCACGGTCTCCACGCCGACCGACCAGCTCAAGCTGGCGCAGGCCGTCATGCAGAACGACGTGTTCCGCGAGATCGTCAACACGCCCCAGATCAAGATCCCGGGCGTTCCCACGATGATCTACAACAACAACAAGATCCTGCTCAAGCCGGGGGTGAGCGGCATCAAGACCGGCTCGTCCACGCCGGCCGGCGGCAACCTGCTGTGGGCGGCCGACACGGTCATCGACGGCAAGAACCAGCGGATCTACGGCATCGTCATGGGCCAGCGCACCGGCACCACGCTCGACGCCAAGCTGACCTCCGCGATCAACAACAGCTACAAGCTGATCCAGGCGGTGCAGAAGGACGTCACCTCCGCGACGGTCGTCAAGAAGGGCGATGTCGTCGGGTACGTGGACGACGGGCTCGGGGGCCGTACGCCGCTGGTCGCCGCCAAGGACCTCAAGGCGGTCGGCTGGCCGGGTCTGAAGGTCGACGTCAAGCTCGGCGCGGCCGGCAAGCCGGTCCCGCACTCGGCGAAGGCGGGCGACGTGGTGGGCGAGCTGTCCATCGGCTCGGGCAACGGCAGGCTGACCGCCCCGGTCCAGCTGAAGAGCGCGCTCGCCGAGCCGGGCGTGGGCGCCAAGCTCACCCGACTGGGCTGA